A stretch of DNA from Verrucomicrobiota bacterium:
GCCTTCCCCGGCAATCGCGAGACCGTTCGCACCTTGAGCGCTCACGCCGCGCTCAATCATCTCCGCCTCGTGCTCCTCGGGGCAGACGCCATGCGCGACGCGACGGCCTCCGACTAGCCTCTCGAGATGCCGGCGTGCTCTTCGAGACACTCGAACGCCGCGATGATGTTCCCGAACGGCGTCTCGGGCCCGATCGTGTGGGAGGTGCCGCCAATGTAGCCGCCGCCCGTCGGCGCGCTCAGTGTCTCGATGAGCCATCCGATCTCGCGCCGCACGTCGTCGGGCGTGCCGAACGGCAGCGTCCGTTGCACGTCGATGCCACCGTAGAAGCACAGCTTGCCGCGCCAATCGCGTCCGAGCGCCTCCACGTCGAGCGCCCGCGGCTGGATCGGGTGGAGCACGTTGAGGCCGAGGTCGACGAACTCCCCAACGAGCGCTGCCACGTTGCCGCACTGGTGCATCCAGACGTGATCGGCCACGTCGCGCGCCGCGCCGAACAGCCGCGCGTAGGCCGGCTTGTAGAAACGCCGCCAATCGTCGGGGCTGATGATCAGCCCCTCCTGCGTGCCCCAATCGTCGCTGAAGAAGATCCCGTCAACGCCGATCTCGCCGAGCGCCCGGATCCTCGCAAGGCCGTCCTCGACGACGATCTCGCGGAGCCGTTCGAACTCGCGCGGATGGAGGTGCGGGTCCATGAGCATGTTCTCGAACCCGCGCAGAAACCACAGCCGCTCGAACAGCGTGCACGACACCGAGCCGCGCACGTACTTGTGTTCGGCCCGTGCCTTCTCCGCCACACGCCGTGCGCCCTCGACGAGCGCCGCACCCGGCGGTCCGGGCGGCGTGTACGTGTCGAGCTTCTCCCAGCCTGCTTCCAGCGGATGGCCCACGACGCGCGGCATCGTCCCCGTCCACTCGTTGCCCCACTCGTCGACGAAGTGCCGCCCGCCATGCTCGTCAAACGCATCGAGGTACGTCGGCTCCCTGTGGAGCCCGATGCCGGCGAAGTCGCTCGGCTGGCGCGCGACGTGCCGGCCGATGACCGCCATCTGCTCCGCCGTGAACCGCTCCTCGAAGAGCGGCCTGTCAACGTCGATGCAATAGAGCAGGCGGTTGGGGCCGCGGCACTCGATCGTCGCGCAAACGACGTCGCGCGGAGACATCATGCTCAGTCCCTAACCTCCACAAGCTGCTTGCCTCTTCGAGGGGCGAAGCGTAGACTCGCGCCTCGCGCATGTCAACAACCGGCGAGTGTCACCATGTGGCCATACGTCGCCCTGTTCTTCGCGTCGCTGTCCGTCGCCTTCTCGGGCGCCGCCATGCCCGGCCCCTTGCTCACCGGCTGCATCAACCAGACGCTGCGTCGCGGCTTCTGGGCCGGCCCGCTCATGATCGTCGGCCACTCGCTGCTCGAGATGGTTCTCATCGCCGGCCTTATCATCGCCCTGCGCACGGTGCTCGATCACGTTGTGGCCAAGGGCATCATCGCACTCGCCGGCGGCGCGCTGCTCCTCTACCTCGGCGTCGGCATGGCGAGAAGCTCACGTACGTTGCGGCTCGCCCTCGATAAGCACACGCCCGCCGGGCGCCTGAGCTCACCTGTGTGGCAGGGCATCGTGCTCAGCCTGTCGAACCCCTACTGGACGATCTGGTGGGCAACGTGGGGCTTGTGGATGATCGACCGCGCCATGGGCGAGGGCCTGCTCTTCGCCGTCAGCCTGCCCGTGTTCTACCTCGGCCACATCCTGGGCGACTTCGTGTGGTACGGCGCCGTCGGCTTCATGCTCGTCAAGGGCAAGCGGTTCCTGAGCGACAAGGCCTACCGCGGCATCATTCTCGGCTGCGGCATCTTCCTCATCGTGTTTGGCGTTGTCTGCCTCACCGACGGGGCCCTCCTGCTCGGCACCGGCTCGAGTTTCATGGTCAAGCCGCCGGCACCGCGCTAAGCGCGTCGCGCACGGTCGCCGCAATCGCGTCGATCGGGACGTCTCGACGGGATCCGTCGAGCCGGTTGACAAACTCGACGACGCCATGCGGCAAGCCCTTCGGGCCAACCGTGACCCGCAGCGGCGCGCCGATGAGGTCGGCGTCCTTGAATTTGAAGCCGGCGCGCCGATCGCGGTCGTCGAGCAGAACGTCGATGCCCTGCGCCGCGCACTCGTCGTGCAGCCGCTCCGCAACGGCCCGCTGCTCCTCGTCGCCGAAGCTGATCGGCGTGATCACCAGCCCATACGGCGCAATCCCCGGCGGCAGCACGAAGCTGTCTTCGTCGTGATGCTGCTCGACGGCCGCGGCGAGTATCCGCTCGATGCCGATCCCGTAGCTGCCCATCACCACCGGCCGCGCGCGCCCGTCGGCATCGAGCACCGTGAAGCCAAGCGCGTCGCTGTACCTCGTCCCCAGCTTGAACGTATGGCCCAGCTCGAGCGCAGGACTGATCTCGACCACGCCGTCGCACGCCGCGCAGCGGTCGCCCTCGCGCGCCCGGCGGAGATCCTCGAATCGCGCCTCGAAGTGCACGCCCGGCGTCACCCCAGCGAGATGGTACCCGTCGCGGTTCGCCCCGCACACCATGTTTTGCCGCCCCTCGAGCGCGCCGTCGGCAACGATCTCGACGCCGGTCACCCCCACCGGCCCCAGGCTGCCAACGCCCGCGCCGAACTTCTTCTCGATGCGCGCCTCGTGCGCGGGCCGCAGATCGCCCGTGCCGAACAGCGGCGAGAGCTTCTGCTCGTTGAGCTGGTCGTCGCCGCGCACGAGCAGCAGCACGAGCGAGCTCTTGATCACGTACACGAGCGATTTGATGATCCGCGCCGGCGGTACGTCGAGCTGCGCGGACACCTCCTCGACGGTCCGCGCCCCCGGCGTCGCGACCTCGCGCGGCGCGTCCGGCGCAGGCTCGTCCGTGCACGCCGACGGCACCGTGCGCGCTGTGTCGACGTTGGCCGCATAGCCACAGGCGCACTTGACCACCGTCGACTCCCCCGCTTCGGTCGCCACCATGAACTCGTGGGAGACCGTGCCGCCCATCGTGCCCGAGAACGCCTGTACCGTGAACACGTCGCGCAGGCCGCATCGCCGGTAGATGCGCGCGTACGCGTCAAGGTGTTTCCCGTAGCTCTCTTCGAGTCCGTTCTCGTCCACGTCGAACGAGTAGGCGTCCTTCATGAGAAACTCGCGCGTGCGAATCACGCCCGAGCGCGGGCGCGGCTCGTCGCGGAACTTCGTCTGCACCTGGTACCAGATCTGCGGCAGGTCGCGATACGAGCGCAACTCGGCGCTCGCCGTAAGCGCGAAGATCTCCTCGTGCGTCGGCCCGAGACACAGGTCGCGCCCGGCGCGGTCCTTGAGCCGGAACAGCATCTCGCCGAGCACATCCCAGCGGCCTGACTGCACCCACGGCTCGGCCGGATGGAGCGCCGGCATCGCGAAGCGCCGCCCGCCGATCCGTGCCATTTCGTCGTCGATGATGCGCTCGATCTTCGCCGTCGAGCGCACCGCGAGCGGCAGCTTGCAGAACAGCCCCGAGCCGAGCTGACGCACGTAACCGGCACGCACGAGCAACGCGTGGCTCGCGCACTCGGCGTCGGACGGATTCTCCTTGTGCGTCGGGATGAAGGACTCGGACCAGCGCATGGCAGCCTCCTCTGTGCCCTACTCCTCGTCGGACGATGCCTCGCGTGCCGCGAGCACCTGGCGCTGCAGCCCGAGGTAACGCGGATGCTCCGTGCTGTAAAGCCGGACCGTCGCGCCGGCGAGCACGCGCGCCTGCTCGAGCTTGCCCTCGCGCAGGTACAGCCGCGCAAGCCCCTCGTAGATCTGCGGCCGCAGCACCGTCCGCGGATGGCGCTGCAGCGCCTCGATCATCACGGCCTTGGCCCACGCCGGATCCGTTCCCGCAACCGCGACGGTGTATCCAAGCCGGTAATACAGATCGGCGTCCTCAGGCTCGGCGCTGATCTCCGCTTCGATCTCGTCGAGCAGAGGCGCGATCACCGCCTCAGCTTCCGCCTGACGCCCGGCGGCCACGTGCATCTGTGCCGCGAGCATCCGCGCCATCGGCGTCCGCAGCTCCTCCTCATCGGTATTGTACACGTCGAAGAATTGCGCCTCGTCACCTAACCCGGCACAGAACATCAGCAGGTAGTGACCTAATGCGCCCGACTCGACCCGGTCAACGAAAGACTCGCGGTACCGCTTCACGGCCTCGGCCGCCGCCGCGCGATCGCCAAGCAGGATCAGCGCCTGGATCGCCGCGCCGAGTACGCTCGGATCGTGAAGCTGCCCGGCAAATCGCCGCGCCTGCTCGAGCGCATCGTGTCCCTTGACGTACGCCAGGTTGAGCAACGCCGTGCGGACTGCCGTGAACTCCGTCTGCCCCAGGAGCCGCTCCCATGTCTCGGGGCTCGCGTAGGGAAGCAACACCATCTCGCCACCCGGACGCGGGCGCCGCAGTCCCGCCACAAGCAGCTCGCGGACACGCGCGTCGCCACGCGGATCACCAAGCACACACAGAAGCACCGCCGCAACCGATGCCGTAGCGCGGTCTTCATCTCGCGCGAGCTGCGCCAGTGTCTCAGCGTGCCCGGCGCGCATGTACGGCGCAATCAAGGCCGCGTCACGATACGCACGCACCGGCCCGTCCCCCAGCTTGGCCAGAAGCCCCGCGCCGACCGCCATCACGTCGGCGAATTCCTCGAGCGGCCTGAGCTTGATGGCGTCCGGATCGCTCTCGAGGTGGGCAACGAGCTGTTCGTCCCACGATTCGAGCCAGAGCTCGACGACGAGCTCCGCGGCCGCCTCGTTGCCCGGCTGCAGCGTCTGGACCTGCCGCAGGAGTCCGAGCGCGCGCCCGCGCTCGCCGCGATACCGATACGCCTGCGCCAATCGCAGCTTGCGCTCGACGAGCTCCTGCTCGGCGTCCGCGGCGCCCGCGCCCAGCAGCTCTTCACCCATCGGCGCGCCTTCACCCGCCGTGCAGCCGACCGGCCGGAACGTGACACACAGCCCGGCGGCGATCAGCGCTACCCACGTCCTCATCACATCACACCTCGGCACACGCGTCCTGATTGGAGCGGCGAGCGGGATCCGGTCGAAAGGCAACCCTCGTCTTAGGACGCCACGTCGTCGGCTGGCTCGGCGTCCGGTCGCGCAAGCTGCCGCTCCTTGTACTGCAACTGGTAGAGCCTATAGTACAACCCGCGCTGCTTGAGCAACTGCTGGTGCGTGCCCCGCTCGCGCACCTCGCCCTTGTGCAGCACGAGAATCTGGTCGGCCCGTTGCACCGTCGAAAGCCGATGCGCCACAATGATGGAAGTCCGGTCCCGCGTCAGCTTCTCGATCGCGTCCTGGATCAGTCGTTCTGTCTCGGTATCGACGTTCGACGTCGCCTCGTCAAGCACCAGGATCGACGGATGAAAAGCCAGCGCCCGCGCGAACGAGAGCAACTGCCGCTGCCCGGCCGACAGCGTGCTCCCACGCTCGCTCTGCACGGTCTCGTAGCCCTCGGGCAGCTGCTCGATGAACCGATGCGCATTGACCATCCGCGCGCTCTCGATGACGTGTTCGATCGGGATCTCGTCGCCAAGCCGAATGTTGTAGGCGACCGTGCCCGAGAAGATGAACACGTCCTGCAGCACGAGGCTCATCTGTCGCCGCAGCGACGTCATGTCGTAGTCGCGCACATCGATCCCATCGACGAGCACCTGCCCCGCCGACACGTCGTAGAAGCGGAAAATCAGATTGATGATCGTCGACTTGCCCGCGCCGGTCGCGCCCACGATGGCTACCGTCTGTCCCGGCTCGATGGTAAACGACACTTCATGCAGCACGGGCTCACCCGGATTGTACTCGAAGGTCACGTTCCGGAACTCGATGTGTCCTTTGAGATGGTTGACAACGCGCGCACACTCGCGCTGCTTGATGATCTCTTCCTCATCGAGCAGCTTGAACAGCCGCTCCGACGACGCCATCGCCGTCTGGATGACGTTGTAGGTCTCGGCGATCCCGGCCACCGGCATGCCGAACATCCCGTACCAGAGCATGAACGCGATAACCGTCCCCGCCGTGAGCGTCGGGTCCGCCACGAAATATCGCCATCCCACATACCAAAGTAACACGCCGGTCCCAAGCGCAAACAGGACCGTTGTAATAGGACCAATCAGCGCGTTGAGCCGGATCGCCCGATACATCTCGTCACGGTAATCGAGGTTGATCTTGCTGAACTCGGCCGCCTTGCGCTCCTCCTGCCGGAACATCTGCGTCACCCGCATCCCGAGGAAATGCTCCTGCAGAAACGCATTGACTCCCGCCAGCTTACGGCGCACAACGCGCATCACCGGACGAATGCGCCGCCGCACCAGCACCGAGATCACCACCAGCCCCGGCAGGATCGCCAGCGACACAAGCGCCAGCCGCACGTGCACGTAGAGCATGCACCCGATCAGCACGACCATCATGAACAGGCTCGTGAAAATCGACACGATCCCGGCGCTGAACAGCTCGTTGAGCGCCTCGACGTCGTTGGTCACGCGCGTGATGAGCCGCCCCGCCGGGTTCCGGTCGAAGTAGCGCAACGACAATCGCTGAAGCTTGGAAAACACCTCAAGGCGCAACCGGTACACGGCGCTCTGACCGAGCTTCACCGTCAGATAGTCAAGCACAACGCGACTGAGCCACCGCAAGATCTCGACGGCCAGCAGCATCAGCACAGCGATCCAGACGACACGCTGGTTCAGTTCCACGCCTGGCGCGCCCCCGAGGCCGTCATCGACGATGTACTTCATGACGAATCCGCGGCCGGCAAACAGCGCCTGACTCGCCAGCGAGAGCACCACCACGACCACCGCGAGCAGCCAGTACGGGCGCATATAGACAAGCAGCCGCCGCATGAGCGCCCCGTCATACGGCCGCGCGAGCGCCTCGTCCTCCATATGGTAGCTGTCGTGCGCCATGCCCCGGCCCTAGGCCTCCTCGAGCTCTTCTTCCAGAAGCTGTTTGCGGTAGATGCCCGCGTACAGGCCGTTCTTGGCCACAAGTTCCTCGTGCGTGCCGCGTTCGACGATCTGCCCCTGGTCAAGCACGATGATCTGATCGGCCTCCCGCAACGTCGAGAGCCGGTGCGCCACGATGATGCTTGTCCGCTGGCGCATCACGGCCCGCAATCGCTTGAGAATCTCCTCCTCCGTGTGCGTGTCTACCGACGAGAGCGCATCGTCGAGCACAAGAATCCTCGGGTCAACCAGCACTGCACGCGCGATCGCCACCCGCTGCTTCTGCCCTCCGCTCAGATTGATGCCTCGCTCGCCCAGAAGCGACTCATACCGCTCCGGAAATACCTCAACGTCGCGATTCAACTGCGACACATCGGCGGCCCACTCGACCCGCTCGTCGGCTACCTCGGTCTGTCCAAACGCGATGTTGTTGCGGATCGACGTCGAGAACAGGAACGTCTCCTGTGGCACATACCCAACCTGCGCTCGCAGCGTCGCCAAGGGGATACGCTTCACGTCGACGCCATCGACAAACACGGTACCATCCGGCGGCTCCACAAACCGCCCAAGCATGTTGGCCAGCGTCGACTTGCCGCTGCCCACCTCGCCCACCACCGCCAGCGTGGTCCCGCACGGCACCCTCAACGACACGTCCTTGAGCACCGGCCGTCCGTCATAGGAGAACGTCAGGCGCCGGAACTCGATGTCGCCACGGATCGCCGTCATGTCCGTGACCGTCTCCGGCCCGTCTCGAACCTCGGGCACAGTCTCGAGCAGCTCCGTGATCCGCTTGAGCGAGGCCGACCCGCGCTGCACGAGTGACACAACCCAGCCGAATCCAATCATCGGGAACATGAGTCGCATCATGATCTGCTGGTAGGCGACGAAGTCGCCCAGCGTCATGCCCCCCACAAGAATCTGCCAACCGCTGACGCCGACTACCACCACCAGGTTGACGCCCAGCGCGAACCCGATCGTCGGCTCGAACAGCGCCATCCACTTGGCGTGCCACAGATTGCGCTTGAGGTACTCCTCCGCCGACGCCTTGAACGCCGCGATCGCCTGCTGCTCCTGCGCATACGCCTTGACCACGCGGATGCCCGTGATGTTCTCCTGCGCTTGCGCCCCCACGTTGCCCATCTGCTCCTGTACCCGTTCGTAG
This window harbors:
- a CDS encoding LysE family transporter, translating into MWPYVALFFASLSVAFSGAAMPGPLLTGCINQTLRRGFWAGPLMIVGHSLLEMVLIAGLIIALRTVLDHVVAKGIIALAGGALLLYLGVGMARSSRTLRLALDKHTPAGRLSSPVWQGIVLSLSNPYWTIWWATWGLWMIDRAMGEGLLFAVSLPVFYLGHILGDFVWYGAVGFMLVKGKRFLSDKAYRGIILGCGIFLIVFGVVCLTDGALLLGTGSSFMVKPPAPR
- a CDS encoding proline--tRNA ligase; the encoded protein is MRWSESFIPTHKENPSDAECASHALLVRAGYVRQLGSGLFCKLPLAVRSTAKIERIIDDEMARIGGRRFAMPALHPAEPWVQSGRWDVLGEMLFRLKDRAGRDLCLGPTHEEIFALTASAELRSYRDLPQIWYQVQTKFRDEPRPRSGVIRTREFLMKDAYSFDVDENGLEESYGKHLDAYARIYRRCGLRDVFTVQAFSGTMGGTVSHEFMVATEAGESTVVKCACGYAANVDTARTVPSACTDEPAPDAPREVATPGARTVEEVSAQLDVPPARIIKSLVYVIKSSLVLLLVRGDDQLNEQKLSPLFGTGDLRPAHEARIEKKFGAGVGSLGPVGVTGVEIVADGALEGRQNMVCGANRDGYHLAGVTPGVHFEARFEDLRRAREGDRCAACDGVVEISPALELGHTFKLGTRYSDALGFTVLDADGRARPVVMGSYGIGIERILAAAVEQHHDEDSFVLPPGIAPYGLVITPISFGDEEQRAVAERLHDECAAQGIDVLLDDRDRRAGFKFKDADLIGAPLRVTVGPKGLPHGVVEFVNRLDGSRRDVPIDAIAATVRDALSAVPAA
- a CDS encoding ABC transporter ATP-binding protein gives rise to the protein MEDEALARPYDGALMRRLLVYMRPYWLLAVVVVVLSLASQALFAGRGFVMKYIVDDGLGGAPGVELNQRVVWIAVLMLLAVEILRWLSRVVLDYLTVKLGQSAVYRLRLEVFSKLQRLSLRYFDRNPAGRLITRVTNDVEALNELFSAGIVSIFTSLFMMVVLIGCMLYVHVRLALVSLAILPGLVVISVLVRRRIRPVMRVVRRKLAGVNAFLQEHFLGMRVTQMFRQEERKAAEFSKINLDYRDEMYRAIRLNALIGPITTVLFALGTGVLLWYVGWRYFVADPTLTAGTVIAFMLWYGMFGMPVAGIAETYNVIQTAMASSERLFKLLDEEEIIKQRECARVVNHLKGHIEFRNVTFEYNPGEPVLHEVSFTIEPGQTVAIVGATGAGKSTIINLIFRFYDVSAGQVLVDGIDVRDYDMTSLRRQMSLVLQDVFIFSGTVAYNIRLGDEIPIEHVIESARMVNAHRFIEQLPEGYETVQSERGSTLSAGQRQLLSFARALAFHPSILVLDEATSNVDTETERLIQDAIEKLTRDRTSIIVAHRLSTVQRADQILVLHKGEVRERGTHQQLLKQRGLYYRLYQLQYKERQLARPDAEPADDVAS
- a CDS encoding ABC transporter ATP-binding protein, which translates into the protein MEQKGFLVHLRHLSQLMRGHGREFLIGALVIVAIDALDLTPALAQRSFINGLTEGHLGWDLVLGVVGVIVGATLVMAVLRYTMRRVFSEMALRVSIDLRQDLYLHLQTLEPKFYSEMRVGDLMQRMTNDLQAVRMALARGAMLLVDLVANMVLVTPLMLWLNWKLALCSLVTMVWLPLFVKKVGDRVHNTYERVQEQMGNVGAQAQENITGIRVVKAYAQEQQAIAAFKASAEEYLKRNLWHAKWMALFEPTIGFALGVNLVVVVGVSGWQILVGGMTLGDFVAYQQIMMRLMFPMIGFGWVVSLVQRGSASLKRITELLETVPEVRDGPETVTDMTAIRGDIEFRRLTFSYDGRPVLKDVSLRVPCGTTLAVVGEVGSGKSTLANMLGRFVEPPDGTVFVDGVDVKRIPLATLRAQVGYVPQETFLFSTSIRNNIAFGQTEVADERVEWAADVSQLNRDVEVFPERYESLLGERGINLSGGQKQRVAIARAVLVDPRILVLDDALSSVDTHTEEEILKRLRAVMRQRTSIIVAHRLSTLREADQIIVLDQGQIVERGTHEELVAKNGLYAGIYRKQLLEEELEEA